Below is a window of Enterococcus gilvus ATCC BAA-350 DNA.
ACCCGCGCCAAAAATACGTGAGGCTACGAAAAAACGGTATCTAACTGACAGGAGGGGCAACATGATTATTTATGGTATTTTTACACTGATTTTTTGGGGAATCTCCTTGTATTCATTCATCGGATTGTTTTCATTGATACGAATCATTCTGCGGTTTTATCGCTATGACGAGCTGGAACGACGGACAGTGGTGGACGCGTTCGCTATTAGTATGGGGGTCATTCTTGTGGTGCATCTTGTCCAGCTTGTGTTGTCATTCACTGTACCTATAGAAATAGTGAGTATCCTTTCACCAGGAAGGTATCTTACAGGCGGATTGATCAGCAACGACCCAGTCCACGTTGATAGCTTCTTATTTGATTGTGCGATCATTGGGCTCAGCTACAGGCTTCGAAGCACGCGTTACGGGTTAACCAGTAAGAAGCAGCGCCTGGTTCCTATCGTGATTCTATTGAGTCTCCTTTGTATTTTCTTTTTAACGACACTGATATTTATGTAATTATTAGGAACAATTCTTATACGTTTGGGACAAAAAATGCCTTTTTCAAGATCAATCTTTAAAATGACTGTTACTTAATAGTATAATGGGTATTAATTTGTGAAATGTTTTGCTTAGGGGATGGACAATTTCATGAATGAATGAATAAAAGTGGAATGGGAGTGGTTAAATGGAAAAGCATTTGAAAAAAGCGAAAACGTGGAACACAGTAGTAATTATTTTAGGAATCCTTTCGGTAGCAACTGGGGTGATGGGGTTGCCGAAAGTCTTGAATCCGAATGCAAAGGATTATGAAATGTTAGGAGACTATGGGAGACAGATGTTGGACTATATGAACAGCCCGCTGACAAAAGCCGTCTCGGTACTGTCATTGGTCGTGTCGATCATTTTACTCGTCTTCTATTTTAAAGCCAACAAAAAATTAAGCGATGAGATCGCACCTTCAAAAGTGCCCTATTATGTTTCGATCGGCTGGAGCCTTCTGAGCTTAGCCTTATCGTTGATCACGCAGCCAACGATGCAGATCGAAGGAACGAATATCAATACGATCATGACGATCGTTATGACGGTATTTCAGGTGATCTTCTTATTGCCTGCATTACTGGTGATCGTCCATTTATTTAAAGCAGAACCCGAGGAGTAGCGCATGAGAAAGAAAAAAATGACGAAAAAGCAAAGAGTCCGTTGGAGTATTTTAGCTGGTGTGTTGGCGTTGGTCCTTTTTATCGGGATCTTCGTCTATTCACAAACACGCGGCACGAAAGTAGAAGAGAATCAATTCAAAACGATCACCTTAAAAAAATCTGATCCGCTGACCTTCAATGGGATCGTGGAAGCGACCCATACGCAGGATTATTATTTGGATCAAACGTTAGGCAAAATCTCTGAGATCAATGTTCAAGATGGGCAAGAAGTCACAGAGGGAACGACACTGCTCAGCTATACAAATACCCAATATCAAGAGCAGGCAGATGAACAGAGCACCAATTTAGATAAATTGTACCTAGCCGTGGCGAATGCACAGGAAATGCTGACGATCGCGCAAGACAAGCAAGCCAAAGAGCAGCAGAAAGTGAACGAAGCCACCGCTAACTACAACAACACCAATGGCAACAGCGAAGAAGGCGCAGCCAATAAAGAGCAATACAAACAGGAAAAGGCCCAATACGAAAGCACCCTGGATGCGGCGAGTGACGGTGTCGTCCAAGCCCGCCAAGCACTAAACAGCGCCAACGCGGAGTTAAACGCAGCGTCGCAAAGTGTCAATACGATCCGAGGAAAGGTCAGCTCCACGATCGCCAGCGCCACGAGCGGCACCGCTTATATCGACGAAAAAGGGAAAAATGAAGCATCCGTCCCAGTCGTAAAAGTCGTCAGCAATGAAGTGACGGTCGAAGCGAAGGCGTCAGAATACGATTATCCGCAAGTGAAACAAGATGCCCCTGTAACGATCAAGCCAATCACGACAAACCAAGAAATTGCAGGGACGATCACACACATCAACAAGCTGCCGGATCGGGCCAGTGAAGCCGCAGGACAAGCAGCCGGCGCAGGTGGGGGAACAACAAGCTCGGTTTCAAATTACAGCTTTATTGTCAAACCGACAGAAACACTGCAATATGGTTACAATGTTCAAGTCGTGATGCCGCTAAACGAGATCCGTGTGCCGAAAAAGGCGGTCAAAAAAACAGGGGACACCCATTATGTGTTTGCCTACCGCAAAGGAAAAGTTCGGGAAGTGACGGTTCAAGTCGAGGACAAAGGCGATTATTATCTCTTGAAGGACGGACTAAAAGAAGGCGACCGCATCATTTCAAATCCTGATAAATCCTTGCGAGATGGTCAGGAATTGGCGGTGGATTAGATGATCGAACTCAAAGACATCAACAAGTACTACCGCAACGACGAGGAATCTTTGCACGTGCTGAAAGACATCAATCTGAAGGCCGATGCTGGGGAGATGATCGCGATCATGGGTCCTTCCGGTTCAGGAAAATCCACACTGATCAACCTATTAGGCTTTATCGATACAAAGTTTGAGGGGCAGTATTTATTTGAAGATGAAAACCTGATCACGACCACCGATGACCGTTTGTCTAAAACGCGGAATCAAATCGTCGGCTTCGTTTTTCAAAATTTCAGCCTGATCGAGAATTATACGGTCTATGAAAATGTTGAATTGCCGCTTCTTTATAACGGCTACGGCTTCCATCAAACAAAGAAAAAAGTCATGACAGTCTTAGAAAAAGTCGGTCTCTCGGACAAGGCAGAAAAACGTCCGAGACAGCTATCCGGTGGGCAGCAGCAACGTGTGGCCATCGCACGAGCGCTGATCAATCAGCCAAAATTCATTATCGCGGATGAACCAACGGGGGCACTTGATACCCATACCTCCAACGAGATCATGGAGCTATTCCAAGAACTGAACCGCCAAGACAAAGTCACGATTTTTCTAGTGACCCATGATCCGGAGGTCGTTCCCTATTGCACACGATTAGTCAAGATCAGAGACGGCGCGATCACAGAAGACAGGGCGGTGAATGACGAATGAAATTCTATGTCAATTGGCGTTCTTCCTTAGGCTCGATCTTTAAGAACAAAAAACGAAGCGCACTGACGATGTTCGGTATCGTGATCGGGATCGCTGCGGTGATCGCGATTCTGTCGATTGGCCGCGGGTTTGAGCGTGACACGATCGAGAGTCTGACTGCGAGTGACTCAGACAAGCTGGAGGTCACGATTGATTTTGCCCCCAGCAACGATGCCTTGTATTCTTCCAACATCGATATGATCCAAGATTCTGACTTCAGTATATTAAGAACGATCGATGGCGTGGAGTCGGTCAACTATCCAAAGAACGATTTGTCCTATATTTATAAAGACGTTCAAGTAAAGGATAAGAAGAAAAATTACCGTGTCGGCGTGGTCTCGAAAAAAGGCAAAGCAGTCAGCCATGGACGCAGCATCTCCATGTATGACAACCAGACACAAAGCAAAGTCGTGACCATCGATTCGTCGTTGGCAAAAGACCTGTTCGGTACAGCAAAAAGCGCGGTCGGACGCGGCTTTACGTTAGACAATCAAGTCTTCACCATCGTGGGGGTATTTCCATCTGGGATGGAAGAGACGATGTTCTCCATGGGCTCTACGAAAATCCAGATCTCTCGACAAACCTACGTCCATTTCTTTGGGAATGAACGCTACACAAGCTCGGTCGTCCTGACACTAGCAGACGGCAGTCAGTTGAACAAAGTCGCTGACAAAGCCATCAAAAAACTGCAAGACGCCGGAGCGATGCGTCAGCAAGGGGAATACCAAGTGTCTAATATGGCGATGATGACAGATGGGATCAGTGAAGTTTTAAGCAGTATCACACTCTTCATCAGCGCGGTAGCAGGGATCTCTCTTTTCATCGCAGGGGTCGGCGTCATGAATATGATGTATATCTCCGTTTCTGAGCGAACAAAAGAAATCGGGATACGTCGGGCACTAGGGGCAACGCGTGGCGCGATCCGCCTGCAATTCTTGCTGGAAGGCATGACCTTGACACTTGTCGGCGGGATCATCGGCTATCTTCTAGGGATGATCGTGGCCTATGCGATCGGAAATGTCATGGATATCTCGGTATCCGTGGATTTGTTTACAGTTTGTTTAGCAGTCGGCGTTTCAAGCGGAATCGGGTTGGTGTTCTCAGTGATGCCCGCCTCTGAAGCAGCGAAGAAAGATTTGATCGATATCCTTAGATAAATAGGTCGAAAAAGCTATCGGTCTTTCGCTAGAAATCGAGAGCCATTTCAATCAGCTATAAGGAACAAAAAAAGAGTGTCCACATCATCCAGTCTAGGCTGTGATGATGTGGACACTCTTTTTATTGGTTATTTACGTTGTTGCTTCCCGGAGTTGCGTCCGTTGGCGTTTTTGTTTTTATTTTTGTTCTTAGGCTGTGACACTTGTTTTTGTTGCACGGGCTCAGCCTTTTTGATTGGCTTCGTTACTACTTGTTTCGGTGGGTTCTTCTTCAAATCTTCTTGGATCTTCGCTTTGATACGAGGACGCATCAAGACATTGGTGATGAAGGTTTGGATACAACTGAAGATACCGCCGACTACCCAGTACAATGCCACCCCAGCAGGTGAGGTGAAGGACATGAAGACGATCATCAATGGTGAAGCGATCATCATGCTGCGCATCGTTTTCTTTTGTTCTTCCGGCACACCGATCAGTGAGATGTACCCTTGGAGCAAGTAGGCGATCCCTACGACGACCACGAGAGCGATACTTGGTTTTGCCAAGTCGATCCCTAAGAAGGTCGAATGTTGGATACCTTGAGAAAAACGTGCCGTGTAATACAACGCGGAGAAGATCGGCATTTGGATCAGCAACGGCAGACAGCCCATGCCGCCCATCATGCTGACATTGTTTTCCTTGTAGACAGCTTGCATTTCACGCTGTGCTTCCATTTGTTCTTCTTGCGTCGTTGCTTGCTTTACTTTTGCTTGAGCTGCG
It encodes the following:
- a CDS encoding ABC transporter permease, translated to MKFYVNWRSSLGSIFKNKKRSALTMFGIVIGIAAVIAILSIGRGFERDTIESLTASDSDKLEVTIDFAPSNDALYSSNIDMIQDSDFSILRTIDGVESVNYPKNDLSYIYKDVQVKDKKKNYRVGVVSKKGKAVSHGRSISMYDNQTQSKVVTIDSSLAKDLFGTAKSAVGRGFTLDNQVFTIVGVFPSGMEETMFSMGSTKIQISRQTYVHFFGNERYTSSVVLTLADGSQLNKVADKAIKKLQDAGAMRQQGEYQVSNMAMMTDGISEVLSSITLFISAVAGISLFIAGVGVMNMMYISVSERTKEIGIRRALGATRGAIRLQFLLEGMTLTLVGGIIGYLLGMIVAYAIGNVMDISVSVDLFTVCLAVGVSSGIGLVFSVMPASEAAKKDLIDILR
- the yidC gene encoding membrane protein insertase YidC; its protein translation is MTKFKNWLLGSGLLGVLLLLSGCVKSNSDGTPDTSGLVYRMLVVPLENFLNWMVQNFNWSYGLAIIVLTIIVRLIILPLGINQSKKSLVQSEKMQSIKPQVDAAQAKVKQATTQEEQMEAQREMQAVYKENNVSMMGGMGCLPLLIQMPIFSALYYTARFSQGIQHSTFLGIDLAKPSIALVVVVGIAYLLQGYISLIGVPEEQKKTMRSMMIASPLMIVFMSFTSPAGVALYWVVGGIFSCIQTFITNVLMRPRIKAKIQEDLKKNPPKQVVTKPIKKAEPVQQKQVSQPKNKNKNKNANGRNSGKQQRK
- a CDS encoding ABC transporter ATP-binding protein, giving the protein MIELKDINKYYRNDEESLHVLKDINLKADAGEMIAIMGPSGSGKSTLINLLGFIDTKFEGQYLFEDENLITTTDDRLSKTRNQIVGFVFQNFSLIENYTVYENVELPLLYNGYGFHQTKKKVMTVLEKVGLSDKAEKRPRQLSGGQQQRVAIARALINQPKFIIADEPTGALDTHTSNEIMELFQELNRQDKVTIFLVTHDPEVVPYCTRLVKIRDGAITEDRAVNDE
- a CDS encoding efflux RND transporter periplasmic adaptor subunit, which gives rise to MRKKKMTKKQRVRWSILAGVLALVLFIGIFVYSQTRGTKVEENQFKTITLKKSDPLTFNGIVEATHTQDYYLDQTLGKISEINVQDGQEVTEGTTLLSYTNTQYQEQADEQSTNLDKLYLAVANAQEMLTIAQDKQAKEQQKVNEATANYNNTNGNSEEGAANKEQYKQEKAQYESTLDAASDGVVQARQALNSANAELNAASQSVNTIRGKVSSTIASATSGTAYIDEKGKNEASVPVVKVVSNEVTVEAKASEYDYPQVKQDAPVTIKPITTNQEIAGTITHINKLPDRASEAAGQAAGAGGGTTSSVSNYSFIVKPTETLQYGYNVQVVMPLNEIRVPKKAVKKTGDTHYVFAYRKGKVREVTVQVEDKGDYYLLKDGLKEGDRIISNPDKSLRDGQELAVD